The following coding sequences are from one Culex quinquefasciatus strain JHB chromosome 1, VPISU_Cqui_1.0_pri_paternal, whole genome shotgun sequence window:
- the LOC6046944 gene encoding uncharacterized protein LOC6046944, translating into MNICTSYWPASFSTTASINFWICLSNPPMSEYCSVGRKCLQDEVRVLVYAHQIARLEFLWINQAKHGQKVRLPCQSLDYGALALLLGVQHHHRPVVLRLLRVHVQQLDRLVLLGYHHLDCWCLTESKHALNSTQNNGKSGFTTTKLLAHEIAG; encoded by the exons ATGAACATCTGCACCAGCTACTGGCCGGCCAGCTTCAG CACGACGGCCTCAATCAATTTCTGGATTTGCCTGTCCAACCCGCCAATGTCCGAATACTGCTCGGTCGGCCGGAAGTGTCTCCAGGATGAGGTACGAGTCCTTGTTTACGCCCACCAAATCGCCCGGCTTGAGTTTCTCTGGATCAACCAGGCCAAACACGGGCAAAAAGTACGTCTGCCGTGTCAAAGTCTTGATTACGGTGCGCTTGCCCTTCTGCTTGGAGTCCAGCACCACCACCGCCCCGTCGTCCTCCGTCTCCTGAGGGTCCACGTCCAGCAGCTAGATCGACTTGTCCTCCTGGGTTACCACCATCTCGATTGCTGGTGCCTTACTGAGTCCAAACACGCACTAAATTCAACACAAAACAATGGAAAATCCGGATTTACTACGACGAAGCTGCTGGCCCATGAAATTGCCGGATGA